The region GATGGAAACAACCCGTGCTGGTGGACAATCGACCAGGCGGGGGTGCCAATATCGGAACCGAGTTTGCGGCAAGGGCGCCGGCCGATGGATACACCATATTCATGTCCACTGTCGCGAATGTCATCAACATATCGCTATATCGAAAACTGAACTATGACTTCCGGCGCGACTTCATCCATGTCACTCATCTAGCGACCGTGCCAGGGATTTTGGTCGTGCATCCAAGCCTGCCGGTGAAGGATGTCAAGGGGCTGATCGCGCTCGCAAAAGCGCGGCCGAACGAACTGCGGCATGGCTCCTCGGGAACAGGCAGCCCACATCACCTGGCAGGCGCCCTCTTCAAATCAATGGCGGGAGTGGAGATGGTCCATGTTCCCTACAAAGGCGCATCGCCTGCCATCAATGACATCCTCGGGGGACACATCGAGGTTCTTTTCGGTGCATTTGTCTCGACCGTTCCGCACGTAAAGACGAGCCGCCTACGAGCCTTGGGCGTTACGAGCATCAAGCGCGTGCCCGTCGCTCCGGACCTGCCCACGCTGGATGAGCAGGGCCTCAGCGGATTCGAGACAGCTTCATGGTTTGGTGTTGCTCTGCCGGCCGGCACGCCGAAGGATATCGCTGCCAAGTTGCACAGGGAGCTCATGCAGATCATTTCTCTTCCAGAAGTGCGTGATCCGTTTATAGCGCAGGGCGCCGAATGGATCGGAAGCACTCCCGAGGAGTTCGCAGCGTTCATCGAGGCGCAGATCGCAAAATGGGCAAAGGCCGTGAAGGCTTCGGGTGCGACGGCCGGGTGAGGTGGTCAATGTAGCGCACACTCCTCCTGGTGATCCCCGCAACACTGTCAGCTTTGCGCTGCTAATTCTAGGTTTTCGGCGCTACTCGAGCATATTGGTCGCGTTGCACGACGTTGGTTCTTCGTCGTGCCTATTCGTGGCAATCCGGAAACCAGAGCGTTGATCGACCGTAAATTGAGAATCCAGTAGCCACTCCCCAGTAAGGCCGGAGCTTTCCTGTCTTGATAACTTGATAATTGGCGGATTCTCAATAGGGCTGCGGCACCCCCAGCTCCTTTTTTTCGCACTCGTAGCGCGAGGACTGCGGCGTCACCCACACGCTTGGGTGCCTTTATTCAGCCGGCGCGACGCAATCCCTACGAAAGACCGCACAGCGCCTTTCCGCTAATGGTCTAATCGGTTGGTGAGACCAACTGCCTAGACGAGATCATCCGCGGCGGCGGATATCAGGCGAACGCCACGTCGACGGATGTCGTGACCGTACAGAAGCGCTTGAGCGATCCGATGGAATTCGCGTGCTCTTCCGTCGAGTGCGCGGTGCAGCAGTCCTCGAGCACGATACGAAGGTAAGTACGGCGTCTATGCTACCCATATGGCCGATTTGTACAAGGCCTGTGACCTTTCGCTGGCCACCGCGCACTTGGGTAGTGTATGGGAGACCATGCGCGTAGCCATCAAGCCAATGCCGGCATGCCACCTCGTGCATGCATGTGCCGATGCCGCTGCCATTCTGGCGAAGCAGCATGAGCTAAGGCCTCAGGAGATAGAGTCGATCCGCGCACTGGTACCGCCGGACGCGTTGTTCGTGGTGTGTGAGCCAGTGGCCAAGCGCCGTCGACCGGAGAGCAGCTATGCAGCACAATTCAGCGTTCAGTTCGCCGTCGCGGCGAGCATCATTCGCCAACGTTTTGGCTTCCGTGAACTGGAAGAGGATGTTTACACCGATCCAGCTATTCTCTCGCTCGCGGACAAAGTGGATTACGAGGCCGATGTGAAGTCCGGCCACCCAGTGCACTTCTCGGGAGAAGTTGTCATAAGGATGAAGGACGGCCGCGAACTCGCGCACCGCGAGCAGATAAATCGCGGTTGCGCAGACCGCCCGCTATCTACTGAGGACGTTATCAAGAAGTTCATGGACAATGCGACCCTTGTGCTCCCGGAATCGCGCGCGGAGCAAGTTCGCGATCGGATTCTCGCGCTGGAAGGCATGAAGGACCTGCGGCTCCTTCATGCTCTGCTTACTGGGTCAAGCAAGCAAGCGAAGGAAGCTTTCGTTGCAACCGCATGAACTGGCTGACCGTTCTAGAATTTCGCGAGCTTTCTGAGACAGAGGATCTGACCGATACATCGGAGAGGTTGCCGCAGAAGAGGAAAGGGCGGGCAGACTGAAATTCGAGCATCAGGCCGAGTCCCACAATTCAAACGTCGTGCGCGGTAAACTGAGGCATGTTTTCGGTGTCGCCACTGCTGACGTTTCTCCGCATGGCCGTCTCGGGCTGGGTGCACCGCCATCAGTTGATCGTTATCGAGTTCCTGCAGGCCCGATAATCGGATGCTGAAGAAGCGGCTGCGTGACAAACGCATCCGATTCACCGATGAGGAGCGAGCGCTACTCGCGCGGAAGGCGAAGGCGGTTGGGCGCAAAAGCCCGCTGGGGCTCGACACGAGCATATCTCCTGACACTTTAATGCGGTGGCACCGCCGGTTGGTGGCCGAGAAGTGGAACTTCAACAAGCGGCGAAGTCCAGGGCGGCCTGGAATCATGCGCGAGATCGGACAGTTGATCGTTCGGATGGCACACGAGAATCCCACGTGGGGCTATACGCGGATTCAAGGTGCGCTGGTCAACCTGAACCACCCGATGATTGCGCTCCTCGTGGAAGAAGTGCGCCATGTACTCCGCGATCGCCCGACGCAAGGACGCCTGCCCGACGAATATCATTTCTCGCCAGGCATTCTTCCTTGATCGAGCGAACGGTGCATGTCACCGGCATCACCAGGCGACCGGATGAGGCATGGATGCTTCTTCAGATTGGGCGTAACTTGGTCGACGAGCAGGATGGCGGGCTCGCCGGCAAGAAGTACCTCATCATCGATCGGGATACGAAGTACTCACAACGATTCCGGGTGTTCTCGGAGGAGGGCGGCACGAAGCTGATCCGGTTACCGCCACTGTCTCCGCATTTGAATGCGTACGCGGAGCGGGCTGAGGAATCGATTGATCCGCAAAAAGCCCGCGATTGCTGCGGACGGTGCGGCCATCCATCGTCGGACACGGCTCGGCGGAATGCTCATTACTATAACCGCATTGCTGCCTGAAGTCTGAGGTCTATTTTCTGCTGCTCGATTCGAGTAAGCGCCTCGGCGGCGGAGATGATAGGAATGCGCTGGTGTTGCTTTAGATTCAGCAGATCAGTGCGAGTACACATCTCCTCCGCACTTGGGAAAAAGGGCGACCGAGACAACCTAGCCGGTACAAACCTCGCCGCCGGGACCGATACTTTAGCTTTTCCGGGCGCGTCGCGACTTCGAACGTTCATTGGCCCTGACAACTAATCGTTCCTGGAACTCCAGTCGTTGAAGCTGTTTGATGGCGGCGTCACGTGTCGCAAGCGAGATCGTAGACGCTATCCTTTCGGCACGCTTCGCATCGCCCTTCCTGATTGCGTCGAGCAGAGTATCCCAGAGACGCGCTGATTCTCTGCGCCGCTCGCCGGCTGCTAAGGCGAGGCGCGTGTAACGACTGGTCTGCAGCGTAAGTGCCTGCAGCATTGAACGTAACCAGCGGTTGCTCAAACTTTCGGTGAACGCACGATTTATGGAAAACGCCACAGTGGTGTACTCGCTCGCGCCGTCCGATGACCTTGCAATCTCTCTCAACTTCGCGATAGGTCCTTCGACCTGCGCCACGAGGCTTGTGCGCCCGGGATCTTCAGCGAGCCATCGCGCACGCAGCCCCACGAGAGCCGCGCGTACCTGATAGATCTCCGTAACTTCACGGACAGTCAGGGCTGTGACTTCAGCGCCCCGGTACGGATGAATGACCACAAGGCCGGAATTTTGAAGGATACGGAATGCATCCCGTACCGGCCCATGGCTGACACCAAATTCCCTGACTAGTGCCGCCTCGATAAGCCTTGCTCCTGGGCAGTAGCTGCCGGAAACAACGCGCTCCGCTAACGTCGCTGCAATCTTTTCCGGCAACGTCTGGGTCAGTTCAGAATTACGGGCGCCACTTGAAGCTTCAAATGTCGAAGACATGGTGCGGTGCATTTGATGGCATTAGTAGGATTTCCCGGGGAATTCGAGAAGAATTCGAACCTACGGCGAACGAAAAACGCTGCAAAGATTACTACAGCGGTCGAGAATTCGTCATCGCGCGCAACAACCGTGCAATAGTCGTTTACATCTTACGCGAACGTCATCGCCTTGCTCCACAGTATACGGAACGTACGACGAAAGGCGCGGAATGCGCCTGCTTCTCGCGCATCGGGCGCATGCCGCAGTTTCTCGGATCGAACGCCGTATATGGAAACCTGTTGGTCCCTCGGCGCAGTCAGAAGATTTCTCTTGACAACCGGATTCATATCATCAATTATTAATAATATTAGGTGTGATCGAGACCCTGTTTGTAAATCCTCGCTTCTCACTCAGTAAGCTCCATGCCAAACAACGAGAGAAAGATCGCCACGAGTGTGTGCTATTCAAGTAGTTCCTACGGACAAGCCTATCGCCGCCGATATCGTCGGTGTTGATCTTTCAAAGCCGTTGACGGAAGAAGAGTTCCAGGCAATTCACGATGCTTGGATGGACCGGCAGGTGCTGCGCTTTCGTGGACAGACGCTCACTAAGGATCAATTGCTTGCATTCAGCAGCCGTTTCGGCGAGCTCGACAAGGCGCCCATCAATATCAAGGGGAAGCCATGGATCGCCGGATATCCCCATATCGCCGTAATGTCGAACATCATGGAAGACGGGCAGCCCGTCGGCAGCCTTGGCTACGGTGAAGCGGTTTGGCATACGGATATGTCGTACAACGAGATCACCGCCTCTGGCGCGCTCCTGTATGCGCTCGAAG is a window of Betaproteobacteria bacterium DNA encoding:
- a CDS encoding tripartite tricarboxylate transporter substrate binding protein, translated to MVVAYPPGGTVDLLARAVGQQLSRRWKQPVLVDNRPGGGANIGTEFAARAPADGYTIFMSTVANVINISLYRKLNYDFRRDFIHVTHLATVPGILVVHPSLPVKDVKGLIALAKARPNELRHGSSGTGSPHHLAGALFKSMAGVEMVHVPYKGASPAINDILGGHIEVLFGAFVSTVPHVKTSRLRALGVTSIKRVPVAPDLPTLDEQGLSGFETASWFGVALPAGTPKDIAAKLHRELMQIISLPEVRDPFIAQGAEWIGSTPEEFAAFIEAQIAKWAKAVKASGATAG
- a CDS encoding helix-turn-helix domain-containing protein — encoded protein: MLKKRLRDKRIRFTDEERALLARKAKAVGRKSPLGLDTSISPDTLMRWHRRLVAEKWNFNKRRSPGRPGIMREIGQLIVRMAHENPTWGYTRIQGALVNLNHPMIALLVEEVRHVLRDRPTQGRLPDEYHFSPGILP
- a CDS encoding FCD domain-containing protein codes for the protein MHRTMSSTFEASSGARNSELTQTLPEKIAATLAERVVSGSYCPGARLIEAALVREFGVSHGPVRDAFRILQNSGLVVIHPYRGAEVTALTVREVTEIYQVRAALVGLRARWLAEDPGRTSLVAQVEGPIAKLREIARSSDGASEYTTVAFSINRAFTESLSNRWLRSMLQALTLQTSRYTRLALAAGERRRESARLWDTLLDAIRKGDAKRAERIASTISLATRDAAIKQLQRLEFQERLVVRANERSKSRRARKS